A single Montipora foliosa isolate CH-2021 chromosome 7, ASM3666993v2, whole genome shotgun sequence DNA region contains:
- the LOC138010365 gene encoding histamine H2 receptor-like isoform X5, translated as MDQSTLGPNSSVLNKTQPYHSTVGVYGINTEAIAEFVPIAFITIVVNSVVFVLFLKTKTLRTPANYILFSFAISDFMTGLLNIPLYVIVVHTSVISSNQLRFQLGFLVTVVHVVTAILSAYHIFLATLEMYISVTCPVTHRLVKKEKVKLGLFIVWFVAVFIGFLPFVWIDKTMDPSGTKYFVGYLIFCLVVVFALPYSFILYAFVTIFRALSERLKRRTERSSNPQRTAARERKCAALFVTMAALFAVCWIPYFLLMLLVAFDFRPPALNTVAHVVILIRYITSVTNPLLYSLFRPDFNLAAKRLMKKSNFVGHAVSIHLKRNSKIPDLNEESQAESEEQESDE; from the coding sequence ATGGATCAGAGTACTCTGGGGCCAAATTCTTCAGTGTTAAATAAAACTCAGCCATACCACTCAACTGTTGGTGTTTATGGTATTAACACCGAAGCCATCGCCGAATTTGTTCCCATTGCGTTCATCACTATCGTCGTTAACTCTGTAGTTtttgtgttgtttcttaaaacaaaaacattacGCACACCAGCTAACTATATATTGTTTAGCTTTGCAATAAGTGATTTTATGACTGGACTACTGAATATTCCTTTGTATGTGATAGTCGTCCACACTTCAGTTATTTCCTCTAATCAATTGCGCTTTCAATTAGGCTTCCTCGTCACCGTTGTCCACGTGGTTACAGCCATTTTGTCTGCGTATCATATCTTCCTTGCCACACTGGAAATGTACATTTCAGTTACTTGTCCTGTCACGCACCGGCtcgtcaaaaaagaaaaagtgaaacttggtttgtttaTTGTTTGGTTTGTGGCAGTCTTCATTGGCTTTCTTCCTTTCGTTTGGATAGACAAAACCATGGACCCTTCAGGAACTAAATATTTTGTGGGCTACCTCATATTTTGTTTAGTGGTAGTATTTGCATTGCCATACAGCTTTATCTTATACGCCTTTGTCacaatttttcgcgctctttccgAGCGCCTCAAAAGAAGGACAGAACGCAGCTCAAATCCTCAAAGAACTGCGGCCCGAGAGAGAAAATGTGCAGCATTATTTGTTACCATGGCAGCATTATTTGCCGTCTGCTGGATCCCATACTTTTTACTCATGCTTCTTGTTGCATTTGACTTTAGGCCACCAGCTTTAAATACTGTCGCTCACGTTGTCATTTTGATTAGATACATAACGTCCGTTACAAATCCACTACTATACAGTTTATTTCGACCAGATTTTAACTTGGCTGCCAAACGGTTGatgaaaaaaagtaattttgtAGGCCATGCGGTATCTATCCATTTGAAGCGGAACAGTAAGATTCCAGATTTAAATGAAGAAAGTCAAGCCGAAAGTGAGGAGCAAGAGTCAGACGAATGA
- the LOC138010365 gene encoding histamine H2 receptor-like isoform X3 yields MRCLTISESRDKLLDTVEPRWFLLDTRDSSHLTKSGSLQNKGISCELQFTKISATCPRKTSSFCHQMDQSTLGPNSSVLNKTQPYHSTVGVYGINTEAIAEFVPIAFITIVVNSVVFVLFLKTKTLRTPANYILFSFAISDFMTGLLNIPLYVIVVHTSVISSNQLRFQLGFLVTVVHVVTAILSAYHIFLATLEMYISVTCPVTHRLVKKEKVKLGLFIVWFVAVFIGFLPFVWIDKTMDPSGTKYFVGYLIFCLVVVFALPYSFILYAFVTIFRALSERLKRRTERSSNPQRTAARERKCAALFVTMAALFAVCWIPYFLLMLLVAFDFRPPALNTVAHVVILIRYITSVTNPLLYSLFRPDFNLAAKRLMKKSNFVGHAVSIHLKRNSKIPDLNEESQAESEEQESDE; encoded by the exons ATGCGCTGCTTGACGATCTCTGAATCGAGAGACAAATTACTGGACACAGTAGAGCCAAG GTGGTTTCTGTTGGACACGAGGGACTCCAGCCATTTGACGAAGAGTGGATCATTACAGAATAAAGGAATATCCTGCGAGTTACAATTTACAAAGATATCAGCAACTTGCCCTCGAAAAACCTCATCATTCTGCCACCAAATGGATCAGAGTACTCTGGGGCCAAATTCTTCAGTGTTAAATAAAACTCAGCCATACCACTCAACTGTTGGTGTTTATGGTATTAACACCGAAGCCATCGCCGAATTTGTTCCCATTGCGTTCATCACTATCGTCGTTAACTCTGTAGTTtttgtgttgtttcttaaaacaaaaacattacGCACACCAGCTAACTATATATTGTTTAGCTTTGCAATAAGTGATTTTATGACTGGACTACTGAATATTCCTTTGTATGTGATAGTCGTCCACACTTCAGTTATTTCCTCTAATCAATTGCGCTTTCAATTAGGCTTCCTCGTCACCGTTGTCCACGTGGTTACAGCCATTTTGTCTGCGTATCATATCTTCCTTGCCACACTGGAAATGTACATTTCAGTTACTTGTCCTGTCACGCACCGGCtcgtcaaaaaagaaaaagtgaaacttggtttgtttaTTGTTTGGTTTGTGGCAGTCTTCATTGGCTTTCTTCCTTTCGTTTGGATAGACAAAACCATGGACCCTTCAGGAACTAAATATTTTGTGGGCTACCTCATATTTTGTTTAGTGGTAGTATTTGCATTGCCATACAGCTTTATCTTATACGCCTTTGTCacaatttttcgcgctctttccgAGCGCCTCAAAAGAAGGACAGAACGCAGCTCAAATCCTCAAAGAACTGCGGCCCGAGAGAGAAAATGTGCAGCATTATTTGTTACCATGGCAGCATTATTTGCCGTCTGCTGGATCCCATACTTTTTACTCATGCTTCTTGTTGCATTTGACTTTAGGCCACCAGCTTTAAATACTGTCGCTCACGTTGTCATTTTGATTAGATACATAACGTCCGTTACAAATCCACTACTATACAGTTTATTTCGACCAGATTTTAACTTGGCTGCCAAACGGTTGatgaaaaaaagtaattttgtAGGCCATGCGGTATCTATCCATTTGAAGCGGAACAGTAAGATTCCAGATTTAAATGAAGAAAGTCAAGCCGAAAGTGAGGAGCAAGAGTCAGACGAATGA
- the LOC138010365 gene encoding histamine H2 receptor-like isoform X2, producing MTTELLRRAARCSNFYDKTAAALVMRCLTISESRDKLLDTVEPRWFLLDTRDSSHLTKSGSLQNKGISCELQFTKISATCPRKTSSFCHQMDQSTLGPNSSVLNKTQPYHSTVGVYGINTEAIAEFVPIAFITIVVNSVVFVLFLKTKTLRTPANYILFSFAISDFMTGLLNIPLYVIVVHTSVISSNQLRFQLGFLVTVVHVVTAILSAYHIFLATLEMYISVTCPVTHRLVKKEKVKLGLFIVWFVAVFIGFLPFVWIDKTMDPSGTKYFVGYLIFCLVVVFALPYSFILYAFVTIFRALSERLKRRTERSSNPQRTAARERKCAALFVTMAALFAVCWIPYFLLMLLVAFDFRPPALNTVAHVVILIRYITSVTNPLLYSLFRPDFNLAAKRLMKKSNFVGHAVSIHLKRNSKIPDLNEESQAESEEQESDE from the exons ATAAAACGGCGGCAGCCTTGGTGATGCGCTGCTTGACGATCTCTGAATCGAGAGACAAATTACTGGACACAGTAGAGCCAAG GTGGTTTCTGTTGGACACGAGGGACTCCAGCCATTTGACGAAGAGTGGATCATTACAGAATAAAGGAATATCCTGCGAGTTACAATTTACAAAGATATCAGCAACTTGCCCTCGAAAAACCTCATCATTCTGCCACCAAATGGATCAGAGTACTCTGGGGCCAAATTCTTCAGTGTTAAATAAAACTCAGCCATACCACTCAACTGTTGGTGTTTATGGTATTAACACCGAAGCCATCGCCGAATTTGTTCCCATTGCGTTCATCACTATCGTCGTTAACTCTGTAGTTtttgtgttgtttcttaaaacaaaaacattacGCACACCAGCTAACTATATATTGTTTAGCTTTGCAATAAGTGATTTTATGACTGGACTACTGAATATTCCTTTGTATGTGATAGTCGTCCACACTTCAGTTATTTCCTCTAATCAATTGCGCTTTCAATTAGGCTTCCTCGTCACCGTTGTCCACGTGGTTACAGCCATTTTGTCTGCGTATCATATCTTCCTTGCCACACTGGAAATGTACATTTCAGTTACTTGTCCTGTCACGCACCGGCtcgtcaaaaaagaaaaagtgaaacttggtttgtttaTTGTTTGGTTTGTGGCAGTCTTCATTGGCTTTCTTCCTTTCGTTTGGATAGACAAAACCATGGACCCTTCAGGAACTAAATATTTTGTGGGCTACCTCATATTTTGTTTAGTGGTAGTATTTGCATTGCCATACAGCTTTATCTTATACGCCTTTGTCacaatttttcgcgctctttccgAGCGCCTCAAAAGAAGGACAGAACGCAGCTCAAATCCTCAAAGAACTGCGGCCCGAGAGAGAAAATGTGCAGCATTATTTGTTACCATGGCAGCATTATTTGCCGTCTGCTGGATCCCATACTTTTTACTCATGCTTCTTGTTGCATTTGACTTTAGGCCACCAGCTTTAAATACTGTCGCTCACGTTGTCATTTTGATTAGATACATAACGTCCGTTACAAATCCACTACTATACAGTTTATTTCGACCAGATTTTAACTTGGCTGCCAAACGGTTGatgaaaaaaagtaattttgtAGGCCATGCGGTATCTATCCATTTGAAGCGGAACAGTAAGATTCCAGATTTAAATGAAGAAAGTCAAGCCGAAAGTGAGGAGCAAGAGTCAGACGAATGA
- the LOC138010365 gene encoding histamine H2 receptor-like isoform X1, translated as MATSNYALHEIFSFKDKTAAALVMRCLTISESRDKLLDTVEPRWFLLDTRDSSHLTKSGSLQNKGISCELQFTKISATCPRKTSSFCHQMDQSTLGPNSSVLNKTQPYHSTVGVYGINTEAIAEFVPIAFITIVVNSVVFVLFLKTKTLRTPANYILFSFAISDFMTGLLNIPLYVIVVHTSVISSNQLRFQLGFLVTVVHVVTAILSAYHIFLATLEMYISVTCPVTHRLVKKEKVKLGLFIVWFVAVFIGFLPFVWIDKTMDPSGTKYFVGYLIFCLVVVFALPYSFILYAFVTIFRALSERLKRRTERSSNPQRTAARERKCAALFVTMAALFAVCWIPYFLLMLLVAFDFRPPALNTVAHVVILIRYITSVTNPLLYSLFRPDFNLAAKRLMKKSNFVGHAVSIHLKRNSKIPDLNEESQAESEEQESDE; from the exons ATGGCGACGTCAAATTACGCACTACATGAGATTTTTAGTTTTAAAG ATAAAACGGCGGCAGCCTTGGTGATGCGCTGCTTGACGATCTCTGAATCGAGAGACAAATTACTGGACACAGTAGAGCCAAG GTGGTTTCTGTTGGACACGAGGGACTCCAGCCATTTGACGAAGAGTGGATCATTACAGAATAAAGGAATATCCTGCGAGTTACAATTTACAAAGATATCAGCAACTTGCCCTCGAAAAACCTCATCATTCTGCCACCAAATGGATCAGAGTACTCTGGGGCCAAATTCTTCAGTGTTAAATAAAACTCAGCCATACCACTCAACTGTTGGTGTTTATGGTATTAACACCGAAGCCATCGCCGAATTTGTTCCCATTGCGTTCATCACTATCGTCGTTAACTCTGTAGTTtttgtgttgtttcttaaaacaaaaacattacGCACACCAGCTAACTATATATTGTTTAGCTTTGCAATAAGTGATTTTATGACTGGACTACTGAATATTCCTTTGTATGTGATAGTCGTCCACACTTCAGTTATTTCCTCTAATCAATTGCGCTTTCAATTAGGCTTCCTCGTCACCGTTGTCCACGTGGTTACAGCCATTTTGTCTGCGTATCATATCTTCCTTGCCACACTGGAAATGTACATTTCAGTTACTTGTCCTGTCACGCACCGGCtcgtcaaaaaagaaaaagtgaaacttggtttgtttaTTGTTTGGTTTGTGGCAGTCTTCATTGGCTTTCTTCCTTTCGTTTGGATAGACAAAACCATGGACCCTTCAGGAACTAAATATTTTGTGGGCTACCTCATATTTTGTTTAGTGGTAGTATTTGCATTGCCATACAGCTTTATCTTATACGCCTTTGTCacaatttttcgcgctctttccgAGCGCCTCAAAAGAAGGACAGAACGCAGCTCAAATCCTCAAAGAACTGCGGCCCGAGAGAGAAAATGTGCAGCATTATTTGTTACCATGGCAGCATTATTTGCCGTCTGCTGGATCCCATACTTTTTACTCATGCTTCTTGTTGCATTTGACTTTAGGCCACCAGCTTTAAATACTGTCGCTCACGTTGTCATTTTGATTAGATACATAACGTCCGTTACAAATCCACTACTATACAGTTTATTTCGACCAGATTTTAACTTGGCTGCCAAACGGTTGatgaaaaaaagtaattttgtAGGCCATGCGGTATCTATCCATTTGAAGCGGAACAGTAAGATTCCAGATTTAAATGAAGAAAGTCAAGCCGAAAGTGAGGAGCAAGAGTCAGACGAATGA
- the LOC138010365 gene encoding histamine H2 receptor-like isoform X4, translated as MTTIKQKWFLLDTRDSSHLTKSGSLQNKGISCELQFTKISATCPRKTSSFCHQMDQSTLGPNSSVLNKTQPYHSTVGVYGINTEAIAEFVPIAFITIVVNSVVFVLFLKTKTLRTPANYILFSFAISDFMTGLLNIPLYVIVVHTSVISSNQLRFQLGFLVTVVHVVTAILSAYHIFLATLEMYISVTCPVTHRLVKKEKVKLGLFIVWFVAVFIGFLPFVWIDKTMDPSGTKYFVGYLIFCLVVVFALPYSFILYAFVTIFRALSERLKRRTERSSNPQRTAARERKCAALFVTMAALFAVCWIPYFLLMLLVAFDFRPPALNTVAHVVILIRYITSVTNPLLYSLFRPDFNLAAKRLMKKSNFVGHAVSIHLKRNSKIPDLNEESQAESEEQESDE; from the exons atgacaactataaaacagaa GTGGTTTCTGTTGGACACGAGGGACTCCAGCCATTTGACGAAGAGTGGATCATTACAGAATAAAGGAATATCCTGCGAGTTACAATTTACAAAGATATCAGCAACTTGCCCTCGAAAAACCTCATCATTCTGCCACCAAATGGATCAGAGTACTCTGGGGCCAAATTCTTCAGTGTTAAATAAAACTCAGCCATACCACTCAACTGTTGGTGTTTATGGTATTAACACCGAAGCCATCGCCGAATTTGTTCCCATTGCGTTCATCACTATCGTCGTTAACTCTGTAGTTtttgtgttgtttcttaaaacaaaaacattacGCACACCAGCTAACTATATATTGTTTAGCTTTGCAATAAGTGATTTTATGACTGGACTACTGAATATTCCTTTGTATGTGATAGTCGTCCACACTTCAGTTATTTCCTCTAATCAATTGCGCTTTCAATTAGGCTTCCTCGTCACCGTTGTCCACGTGGTTACAGCCATTTTGTCTGCGTATCATATCTTCCTTGCCACACTGGAAATGTACATTTCAGTTACTTGTCCTGTCACGCACCGGCtcgtcaaaaaagaaaaagtgaaacttggtttgtttaTTGTTTGGTTTGTGGCAGTCTTCATTGGCTTTCTTCCTTTCGTTTGGATAGACAAAACCATGGACCCTTCAGGAACTAAATATTTTGTGGGCTACCTCATATTTTGTTTAGTGGTAGTATTTGCATTGCCATACAGCTTTATCTTATACGCCTTTGTCacaatttttcgcgctctttccgAGCGCCTCAAAAGAAGGACAGAACGCAGCTCAAATCCTCAAAGAACTGCGGCCCGAGAGAGAAAATGTGCAGCATTATTTGTTACCATGGCAGCATTATTTGCCGTCTGCTGGATCCCATACTTTTTACTCATGCTTCTTGTTGCATTTGACTTTAGGCCACCAGCTTTAAATACTGTCGCTCACGTTGTCATTTTGATTAGATACATAACGTCCGTTACAAATCCACTACTATACAGTTTATTTCGACCAGATTTTAACTTGGCTGCCAAACGGTTGatgaaaaaaagtaattttgtAGGCCATGCGGTATCTATCCATTTGAAGCGGAACAGTAAGATTCCAGATTTAAATGAAGAAAGTCAAGCCGAAAGTGAGGAGCAAGAGTCAGACGAATGA